The following proteins come from a genomic window of Mobula hypostoma chromosome 15, sMobHyp1.1, whole genome shotgun sequence:
- the klf15 gene encoding Krueppel-like factor 15, whose protein sequence is MVDHLFPAGEVFLPASLKLGHMGMERGCYQLLPSPLSGDESDSSSSHSCSSPEPMLPGSCYGEEDSIIDYLLSQASLGAPAGRSEDQASDKEGCPGGPTSLFRPTLEEIEEFLEENMDQGFKDEGRGRVREPPGADEGARSLEGETKTVAEQPKLGEACGTKEALAAAKGLPIIVHLQPVGLKQEAAVQSRGQVKMAQLLVNIQGQTFTLVPQLAPPTGLGGPRQFVRIAPVPIAAKPQAGGTEGAQSEAGILLGSRLPRCSSADLLKMHKCSFPGCSKMYTKSSHLKAHLRRHTGEKPFACTWPECGWRFSRSDELSRHRRSHSGVKPYQCPVCEKKFARSDHLSKHIKVHRFPRTGRTARPMN, encoded by the exons ATGGTGGACCACCTGTTTCCGGCTGGAGAGGTCTTCCTGCCAGCGAGCCTCAAGCTGGGCCAcatggggatggagagagggtgctACCAGCTGCTACCCTCCCCCTTGTCTGGGGATGAGAGTGACTCCTCCAGCTCGCACTCTTGCTCCAGCCCTGAGCCCATGCTCCCAGGCTCCTGCTACGGGGAAGAAGACAGCATTATCGACTACCTCCTCTCCCAGGCCTCCCTTGGAGCTCCCGCTGGTAGGAGCGAGGACCAGGCATCCGACAAGGAGGGCTGCCCCGGAGGCCCAACAAGCTTGTTCCGGCCCACTCTGGAGGAGATTGAGGAGTTCTTGGAGGAGAACATGGACCAAGGCTTCAAGGATGAGGGCAGAGGCAGGGTGAGGGAGCCCCCAGGTGCGGACGAGGGGGCCAGGAGTCTGGAGGGTGAGACAAAGACCGTGGCAGAGCAGCCAAAGCTCGGGGAGGCATGTGGCACAAAGGAGGCGTTGGCAGCAGCCAAGGGGCTCCCGATCATCGTCCATCTGCAGCCAGTGGGGCTAAAACAGGAGGCGGCGGTCCAGTCCCGGGGACAGGTGAAGATGGCTCAGCTCCTGGTCAATATTCAGGGCCAGACCTTCACCCTGGTGCCACAGCTCGCGCCCCCCACTGGCCTGGGCGGTCCCCGGCAGTTTGTCCGCATCGCGCCCGTGCCCATCGCAGCCAAGCCGCAGGCCGGGGGTACCGAGGGCGCCCAGAGTGAGGCAGGTATCCTCCTGGGGTCGAGGCTGCCGCGGTGCAGCTCTGCCGATCTTCTCAAGATGCACAAGTGCTCGTTCCCGGGCTGCTCCAAGATGTACACCAAGAGCAGCCATCTGAAGGCCCACCTGAGGCGACACACTGGCGAGAAGCCCTTTGCCTGTACCTGGCCCGAGTGCGGATGGAG GTTCTCGAGGTCGGATGAGCTGTCCCGTCACCGACGCTCTCACTCGGGGGTCAAGCCTTACCAGTGTCCCGTGTGCGAGAAGAAGTTTGCCCGCAGCGATCACCTGTCCAAGCACATCAAGGTTCACCGGTTCCCCAGAACAGGCCGCACAGCCCGGCCAATGAACTGA